The following proteins are co-located in the Gloeocapsa sp. PCC 7428 genome:
- the prfC gene encoding peptide chain release factor 3: protein MTSIDLQPELHTEVERRRNFAIISHPDAGKTTLTEKLLLYGGAIHEAGSVKARRAQRKATSDWMAMEQQRGISITSTVLQFEYKNCQINLLDTPGHQDFSEDTYRTLAAADNAVMLIDAAKGLEPQTRKLFEVCKMRQLPIFTFINKLDRPGREPLELLDEIEQELGLQTYAVNWPIGMGDRFKGVFDRHQQQIHLYSRVEHGSREAVDTVIDVGDPKIEELLEQDLYYQLKDELELLDELGAELDQDLVHQGKMTPVFFGSAMTNFGVDLFLNSFLEYALKPGSRRSTAGEIAPTYPEFTGFVFKLQANMDPKHRDRVAFVRVCTGKFEKDMTVNHARTGKTIRLSRPQKLFAQDRESIDIAFPGDVIGLNNPGVFAIGDTIYTGQKIEYEGIPCFSPELFATLRNPNPSKFKQFHKGVSEIREEGAVQIMYSADESKRDPILAAVGQLQFEVVQFRLQQEYGVETLLELLPYTVARWVVNGWEALNKVGRLFNTATVKDSWGRPVLLFRNEWNCQQLQQDHPELELAAIAPVVSGQQPVDG from the coding sequence ATGACATCTATTGACCTTCAGCCTGAATTGCACACAGAGGTAGAACGTCGGCGTAATTTTGCAATTATTTCTCACCCAGACGCGGGGAAAACGACACTAACAGAAAAGTTACTACTTTACGGTGGAGCAATTCACGAAGCAGGATCGGTAAAAGCACGACGCGCACAGCGTAAGGCAACATCAGACTGGATGGCAATGGAGCAACAGCGGGGAATTTCGATTACCTCAACCGTCCTGCAATTTGAATACAAAAATTGTCAAATCAATCTACTCGACACACCAGGACACCAAGATTTTAGCGAAGACACGTACCGCACGCTTGCCGCTGCTGATAATGCTGTGATGCTCATTGACGCTGCAAAAGGTTTAGAACCGCAAACACGGAAGTTGTTTGAAGTTTGTAAAATGCGTCAGCTTCCTATCTTTACATTTATCAACAAACTTGATCGCCCAGGAAGAGAACCCCTCGAACTGTTAGACGAAATTGAACAGGAATTAGGGCTACAAACGTATGCAGTAAATTGGCCCATTGGAATGGGCGATCGCTTCAAAGGTGTTTTTGACCGCCATCAGCAGCAAATTCACTTATACTCGCGTGTCGAACATGGTAGCCGCGAAGCGGTCGATACGGTAATCGATGTTGGCGATCCCAAAATTGAAGAACTTTTAGAGCAAGATTTATATTATCAACTCAAAGACGAACTCGAACTTTTAGACGAATTAGGGGCCGAACTCGACCAAGATTTAGTTCACCAAGGCAAAATGACACCCGTATTTTTTGGAAGTGCCATGACAAACTTTGGTGTCGATCTGTTTCTTAATTCTTTCCTCGAATACGCACTCAAACCAGGTAGCCGTAGGAGTACAGCCGGAGAAATTGCGCCAACGTATCCAGAATTCACGGGATTTGTGTTTAAACTGCAAGCAAACATGGACCCGAAACATCGCGATCGCGTCGCGTTTGTCCGCGTGTGTACAGGAAAGTTTGAAAAAGACATGACTGTTAATCACGCGCGTACCGGAAAAACAATTCGATTATCACGCCCACAGAAATTATTTGCCCAAGACCGCGAATCAATTGATATCGCGTTTCCTGGCGACGTCATTGGTTTAAACAATCCTGGCGTATTTGCGATCGGCGATACAATTTATACAGGTCAAAAAATCGAATACGAAGGCATTCCTTGCTTTTCACCAGAATTATTTGCGACGCTGCGCAACCCCAACCCTTCCAAATTTAAGCAATTTCACAAAGGAGTTTCTGAAATCCGCGAAGAAGGCGCAGTACAGATTATGTACTCTGCGGATGAGTCAAAACGCGATCCGATTCTCGCCGCAGTTGGACAGTTACAGTTTGAAGTTGTTCAGTTTCGCTTACAGCAAGAATATGGTGTCGAAACGCTGCTTGAGTTATTACCATACACCGTTGCGCGTTGGGTCGTCAATGGTTGGGAAGCTTTAAACAAAGTAGGGCGCTTGTTCAACACCGCGACCGTGAAAGACAGTTGGGGTCGTCCTGTGTTACTATTCCGCAATGAATGGAATTGTCAGCAACTACAACAAGATCATCCAGAACTGGAGTTAGCGGCGATCGCGCCTGTCGTCTCCGGTCAACAGCCAGTTGATGGATAA
- a CDS encoding DUF4870 domain-containing protein: MYDSDQRKILSVLCHGSIFFSTTLVSVGIPIAALFLSSDPVVKDNAKEAINFHFNVWLYGIIIAILAFVTLGALGLILGPILFLFHWGLPILGIVQILNNPDQVYRYPFIFRVF; the protein is encoded by the coding sequence ATGTACGACTCAGACCAAAGGAAAATTCTTTCAGTATTATGCCACGGCTCAATTTTTTTTAGTACGACGTTAGTGTCGGTAGGAATTCCGATAGCTGCGTTATTTTTATCCTCAGATCCTGTAGTAAAAGATAATGCTAAAGAGGCAATTAACTTTCACTTTAATGTATGGTTATATGGCATCATTATTGCAATCCTCGCTTTTGTGACCTTGGGTGCATTAGGGCTAATTTTAGGACCAATCTTATTTCTATTCCATTGGGGACTGCCAATTTTAGGAATTGTGCAGATTTTGAATAATCCCGATCAAGTTTATCGCTATCCTTTTATTTTTCGAGTATTTTAA
- the hemB gene encoding porphobilinogen synthase, translating into MFPIHRPRRLRTHPQLRRMVRETVLTTSDLIYPLFAVPGDGIAKEVKSMPGVYQLSVDKIVEEAKEVYDLGIPGIILFGIPEDKDTDATGAWHDCGIVQKAATAVKEAVPDLIVIADTCLCEYTAHGHCGYLEVGDLTGRVLNDPTLELLKKTAVSQAKAGADIIAPSGMMDGFVQAIRGALDDAGYQDTPILSYAAKYASAYYGPFRDAAESTPQFGDRRTYQMDPGNAREALKEIALDIAEGADMLMVKPALAYMDIIWRVKEASNLPVAAYNVSGEYSMIKAAALNGWIDEQRVVLETLTSFKRAGTDLILTYHAKDAARWLQ; encoded by the coding sequence ATGTTTCCCATTCATCGCCCTCGCCGCTTGAGAACGCATCCGCAGTTACGCCGGATGGTACGTGAAACCGTTTTAACAACTAGCGATTTAATTTATCCCTTGTTTGCTGTACCTGGTGACGGTATTGCCAAAGAAGTGAAATCGATGCCTGGTGTTTACCAGTTATCAGTCGATAAGATTGTTGAAGAAGCCAAGGAAGTATATGACTTAGGAATTCCTGGGATTATTTTGTTTGGGATTCCTGAAGATAAAGATACCGATGCTACTGGCGCGTGGCACGATTGCGGAATTGTGCAAAAAGCCGCGACTGCGGTTAAAGAAGCAGTTCCAGATTTGATTGTCATTGCAGATACGTGTTTGTGCGAGTATACTGCGCACGGGCATTGCGGTTATTTAGAAGTCGGCGACTTGACAGGAAGAGTATTAAACGATCCGACACTAGAATTATTAAAGAAAACCGCAGTATCTCAAGCCAAAGCAGGCGCAGATATTATCGCACCATCTGGAATGATGGATGGCTTTGTTCAGGCAATACGCGGTGCGTTGGATGATGCGGGATATCAAGATACACCGATATTGTCTTATGCGGCGAAGTATGCATCGGCGTATTATGGTCCTTTTCGCGATGCGGCGGAATCAACACCGCAGTTTGGCGATCGCCGAACTTATCAAATGGACCCTGGTAACGCGCGGGAAGCTTTAAAAGAAATTGCGCTGGATATTGCAGAAGGTGCAGATATGCTGATGGTTAAGCCCGCGTTAGCATACATGGATATTATCTGGCGCGTCAAGGAAGCAAGTAATTTACCTGTTGCAGCATATAACGTATCTGGCGAGTATTCCATGATTAAAGCCGCTGCGCTTAATGGTTGGATTGACGAACAGCGCGTCGTTCTAGAAACATTAACCAGCTTTAAACGTGCTGGTACAGATTTAATTCTGACTTATCACGCTAAAGACGCGGCGCGGTGGTTGCAGTAG
- a CDS encoding DUF29 family protein, with product MEELITLKQLLHEGKVTEALELVEELEEMSKSDKLNKIFSYGIILLLHLIKQSAENRSTRSWELSIRNAVKQIQRTNQRHKAKGTYLTEDELIETLQDAYGLALEKAAIEAFEGIYEKEELDKMVNREQIITMAMNLLKQE from the coding sequence ATGGAAGAATTAATAACACTTAAACAACTTCTTCATGAGGGCAAAGTGACAGAGGCTCTGGAGTTGGTTGAAGAACTAGAAGAAATGAGTAAATCGGATAAACTGAATAAAATTTTTAGTTATGGAATTATATTATTATTACATTTAATCAAACAATCAGCTGAAAACCGTAGTACCCGCTCATGGGAACTTTCAATTCGTAATGCTGTTAAGCAGATTCAACGTACTAATCAGCGACACAAAGCGAAAGGAACTTACCTTACTGAAGACGAATTAATTGAAACATTGCAGGATGCTTATGGGTTAGCATTAGAAAAAGCTGCAATTGAAGCATTTGAAGGCATATATGAAAAGGAGGAACTCGACAAAATGGTTAATCGAGAACAAATAATAACAATGGCAATGAATCTACTAAAACAAGAGTAA
- a CDS encoding metallophosphoesterase yields the protein MNSAPQLLSDPFLQLPTETTVNVVWFTEFAGTEHNVLYGKNLEQSAIATTTKLSRTREDQDSHAKNHYQQPTPRDIWRHEATVRDLTSGDRLPYHVTSTTEDGKTVTSREFTLAPKPQPGTPLKILLTSDHQLKPMTAANLQKVVETVGRVDAVFFGGDMVNVPDRASEWFDDSRGCAFFPCLQGRGSYDLTKNGTKATYTGGEIIQHAPLFSTIGNHEVMGRYAYSDSLDAEFDDAVPRAIAKARLKDASDRTLKDHSFNTDTYEEIFTLPKSESGGKTYYALSFGDVRLVVLYATNTWRYPHLNGKFKGKYREREADLNQPENWGYGQHIFEAIAPGSPQYIWLQQELCSPAFQQAKFKIVMLHHPPHSLGGNIVPAYTDPVQSIERHDDGTIKAIRYEYPQDADYLIRDVVPLLEAANVQLVFYGHSHLWNRFVSPHGTHYLETSNVGNSYGAHVGENKRPIPEGYQEHYAAIGDPNGREPVMPTIAPFSNENGKPTPYIASNDITVFSIFDTASGLITSYAFDTREPDSKVVKFDEFQLK from the coding sequence ATGAATTCTGCGCCACAACTATTAAGCGATCCCTTTTTGCAATTACCAACCGAAACGACGGTGAATGTTGTTTGGTTTACCGAATTTGCGGGAACTGAACACAACGTCTTGTATGGCAAAAATTTAGAACAAAGTGCGATCGCAACAACAACAAAACTCAGCCGCACGCGCGAAGATCAAGATTCTCACGCTAAAAATCACTATCAACAGCCAACACCACGCGACATCTGGCGACATGAAGCGACTGTTCGCGATTTAACTTCTGGCGATCGCCTTCCTTATCACGTTACGAGTACAACAGAGGATGGAAAAACCGTTACAAGTCGCGAATTTACTCTCGCACCCAAACCCCAGCCAGGAACACCACTCAAAATTCTTTTAACTTCAGATCACCAACTCAAACCAATGACGGCGGCGAATTTGCAGAAAGTCGTAGAAACCGTAGGGCGAGTAGACGCAGTGTTTTTTGGGGGCGATATGGTGAATGTCCCCGATCGCGCTTCTGAATGGTTTGATGATAGTCGAGGTTGTGCTTTTTTTCCTTGTCTCCAAGGTCGTGGAAGTTACGATTTAACCAAAAATGGTACTAAGGCGACTTACACAGGCGGAGAAATCATTCAACACGCGCCGCTATTTTCTACGATTGGTAATCATGAGGTGATGGGGCGCTATGCGTACAGCGATAGCTTAGATGCTGAATTTGATGATGCGGTTCCCCGCGCGATCGCCAAAGCAAGACTAAAAGATGCAAGCGATCGCACACTCAAAGATCATTCGTTTAATACCGACACCTACGAAGAGATTTTTACTTTACCCAAAAGTGAATCGGGCGGAAAAACCTACTACGCGCTTAGCTTTGGTGACGTTCGCTTAGTCGTACTCTATGCCACGAATACTTGGCGCTATCCTCATCTTAATGGCAAGTTTAAGGGTAAATATCGCGAACGCGAAGCCGATTTAAATCAACCTGAAAATTGGGGTTACGGACAGCATATTTTTGAAGCGATCGCGCCTGGTAGCCCTCAATATATCTGGTTACAGCAAGAACTTTGTAGCCCAGCGTTTCAACAAGCAAAATTCAAAATTGTGATGTTGCATCATCCACCCCATTCGCTGGGAGGAAACATTGTTCCTGCTTACACCGATCCGGTGCAAAGTATTGAACGCCACGACGATGGCACGATTAAAGCTATACGCTACGAATATCCCCAAGATGCCGATTATCTCATCCGCGATGTTGTTCCTTTACTAGAAGCAGCAAACGTACAACTTGTATTTTATGGTCATTCACATCTCTGGAATCGTTTTGTGAGTCCTCATGGAACGCACTATTTAGAAACTTCAAATGTGGGTAATTCCTACGGCGCACACGTCGGCGAAAACAAACGCCCTATCCCTGAGGGTTATCAAGAACACTATGCAGCGATCGGAGATCCTAACGGGCGAGAACCAGTCATGCCAACAATTGCACCTTTCTCGAATGAAAATGGTAAACCCACTCCTTACATTGCCAGTAATGATATTACAGTTTTTAGTATTTTCGATACAGCAAGTGGTTTGATTACTAGCTATGCGTTTGATACGCGAGAACCAGATTCAAAAGTTGTGAAATTTGATGAGTTTCAGTTGAAATAA
- a CDS encoding metal ABC transporter ATP-binding protein, translating into MTSRINNLHPILKVENLTVYQHNYCAVRDVSFELSPGTNTAIVGPNGAGKSTLVQAILNLIPHSTGKVEIFDRPLERLGHLRHLLGYVPQNFIFDRSFPLSVSELVGLGWVKKGKSPFWWNAEKSEKKAAIAQALRRVGVYHLRNQAIGTLSGGELKRVLLAYCLVIPRKLLVLDEAFAGVDMQGAADFYNLLHELQQEEGWTVLQVSHDIDMVSRHCDRVICLNQTLVCTGTPEVALSPENLLATYGPSFSRYQHQH; encoded by the coding sequence ATGACATCGCGTATTAATAATTTACATCCAATTTTAAAAGTCGAAAACCTGACTGTTTACCAGCACAACTATTGTGCGGTGCGTGATGTCTCTTTTGAATTATCACCAGGGACAAATACGGCGATTGTTGGTCCTAACGGGGCGGGGAAAAGTACTTTAGTACAAGCTATTTTAAATTTAATTCCTCACTCCACTGGTAAGGTAGAAATTTTCGATCGTCCCCTCGAACGCCTCGGACACTTACGCCACTTACTAGGATATGTACCACAAAACTTTATCTTTGACCGCAGTTTTCCGCTATCGGTGAGTGAATTAGTTGGGCTAGGTTGGGTAAAAAAGGGGAAAAGTCCTTTTTGGTGGAATGCTGAAAAATCAGAAAAAAAAGCTGCGATCGCCCAAGCCTTGCGGCGCGTTGGAGTTTATCATTTACGCAATCAAGCGATTGGGACGCTGAGTGGGGGAGAGTTGAAGCGGGTGTTACTCGCTTATTGCTTGGTCATACCCCGAAAACTACTCGTTTTAGATGAAGCGTTTGCGGGTGTGGATATGCAAGGTGCAGCAGATTTTTACAATTTACTCCACGAACTTCAGCAAGAAGAAGGCTGGACAGTACTGCAAGTTTCCCATGATATTGATATGGTAAGTCGGCACTGCGATCGCGTTATTTGCCTTAATCAAACGCTTGTTTGCACCGGAACTCCAGAAGTCGCACTTTCTCCAGAAAACTTACTCGCGACGTATGGTCCAAGTTTCAGCCGCTATCAGCATCAGCATTGA
- a CDS encoding metal ABC transporter solute-binding protein, Zn/Mn family, producing the protein MIRQKLQHRHKRNVLSLVALLLLSIASGCNQATQETQAQQTQESPAPQSEQIRVVATFLPMYWFTRAVAGDRAQVEILVPPGSEVHDYQATPANVQAIATADVLVKNGLGMEDFLEGTIKNAGNPNLQQIDASTGIQTLGEISPVEKAADHDHDHGHSHSHSHDHADGNPHVWLDPVLARQQVENIRDGLIAADPANKDVYQANAAAYIQQLDQIHNQFQQRLQQYPNCTFITFHDAYPYLANRYQLKQVAVVEIPEDQPSPGDIQQAVNAVKKYSAQAIFAEPGVDNRLLQSLSQDLNLTVQSIDPLEAGPTDPQHYFTAMSENLQNIEAACQ; encoded by the coding sequence GTGATTCGCCAGAAGCTACAACATCGTCACAAGCGTAATGTCTTGTCGCTGGTTGCACTTTTACTATTATCAATAGCTTCAGGTTGTAATCAAGCGACACAAGAAACGCAAGCACAACAAACCCAAGAATCTCCCGCGCCGCAGTCCGAACAAATTCGCGTTGTCGCAACATTTTTGCCGATGTATTGGTTTACGAGGGCAGTTGCAGGAGATCGGGCGCAAGTAGAAATTTTAGTACCGCCAGGTAGCGAAGTCCATGATTATCAAGCAACACCCGCTAATGTACAAGCGATCGCAACAGCGGATGTGTTAGTGAAAAATGGCTTAGGAATGGAAGATTTCTTAGAAGGTACAATTAAAAACGCTGGCAATCCAAACTTACAGCAAATCGATGCTTCGACTGGAATTCAAACTCTAGGAGAAATTTCGCCCGTTGAAAAAGCCGCAGATCACGACCACGATCATGGACATAGCCATAGTCACAGTCACGATCACGCAGATGGTAATCCGCACGTTTGGCTCGATCCTGTATTAGCAAGACAGCAAGTCGAGAATATTCGTGATGGTTTGATTGCGGCTGATCCGGCGAATAAAGATGTCTACCAAGCGAATGCAGCTGCTTATATCCAACAGCTAGACCAAATCCACAATCAGTTTCAACAACGTCTTCAACAGTATCCTAATTGTACTTTTATTACGTTCCATGATGCGTATCCGTATTTAGCGAATCGCTATCAACTCAAGCAAGTTGCTGTTGTTGAAATTCCTGAGGATCAACCGTCGCCAGGAGATATTCAACAAGCAGTTAATGCAGTCAAAAAGTATAGTGCACAAGCAATCTTTGCGGAACCTGGAGTCGATAATCGATTGCTACAAAGTTTATCTCAAGATTTGAATCTAACAGTGCAATCAATTGATCCTTTAGAAGCGGGACCAACCGATCCGCAACATTACTTTACCGCGATGAGCGAAAATCTACAAAACATCGAAGCGGCTTGTCAGTAA
- a CDS encoding iron uptake porin has translation MQHKSKRLLLNSAVSGVMLAASTTAIALVSNSALAQEVSTEFNSNALSQVTSVSQLSDVQPTDWAFQALQSLVERYGCIAGYPDGTYRGNRALTRYEFAAGLNACLDRVNELIATATANQVTREDLATLQRLQEEFAAEVATLRGRTDALEATVAELEANQFSTTTQLTGEVVVGAAGIISGQDAEGNDLDESVILGQRTRLEFNTSFTGNDQLYTLISTGNFPGFSDVTGITEGELGFTQDEANDVGLESLLYSFPLGETTEVVLGFSGGAFYDYTDTLTVMDGDGGSGALSAFGTRNPIYNLGDGAGVGIRQQLGNSLELSLGYLATDASSPLDGSGLFNGPYAGIAQLVLKPSDRFNIGLTYINSYKASDTGAGSSRASFARFDDAFFENLNLEPVEVPTVSNSYGVQLSWQISNNFVLGGWAGYTNTRLLSTLGGLLERGDSDIFNYAVTLAFPDLGREGNLLGIIVGMEPRLTSTGVALNPVAAAELIAANPDLVLPDLGEDEDMSLHIEAFYQLQLTDNFAITPGVIWITAPDFNDANQDVVIGAIRTTFSF, from the coding sequence ATGCAGCACAAATCGAAGCGCTTACTTCTTAATTCTGCTGTTTCGGGAGTGATGCTAGCGGCGAGTACGACAGCGATCGCCCTTGTCAGCAATTCGGCATTAGCGCAAGAAGTTTCAACCGAATTCAACTCGAATGCACTTTCACAGGTAACATCAGTTTCACAGTTGTCTGATGTCCAACCGACAGACTGGGCATTTCAAGCACTACAATCGTTAGTCGAACGTTATGGCTGTATCGCGGGTTATCCTGATGGTACGTATCGCGGTAATCGCGCGTTGACAAGATACGAATTTGCCGCAGGTTTAAATGCTTGTCTCGATCGAGTCAACGAGTTAATTGCGACAGCCACAGCCAATCAGGTAACGCGAGAAGACTTAGCAACCCTCCAAAGACTACAAGAGGAATTTGCCGCTGAAGTAGCAACGCTGCGCGGTCGAACGGATGCTTTAGAAGCCACTGTCGCTGAACTAGAAGCCAATCAATTCTCAACAACAACACAACTCACGGGTGAAGTCGTTGTCGGCGCAGCCGGAATTATTTCTGGACAAGACGCCGAGGGTAACGATCTTGATGAGTCAGTCATCCTCGGACAGCGAACGCGGTTGGAATTTAATACGAGTTTTACCGGTAACGATCAACTTTATACACTCATTTCAACAGGCAATTTCCCAGGCTTTTCGGATGTGACGGGAATAACCGAAGGAGAACTCGGTTTTACGCAAGATGAAGCGAATGACGTGGGGTTAGAATCGCTTTTGTATAGCTTTCCTCTAGGCGAAACAACAGAAGTTGTTCTAGGCTTTAGTGGTGGTGCTTTCTATGACTATACAGACACGTTAACCGTGATGGATGGTGATGGTGGTTCTGGGGCGCTATCTGCGTTTGGTACTCGTAACCCAATATATAACCTTGGTGACGGCGCAGGCGTAGGAATTCGCCAACAACTCGGCAATAGCTTGGAACTGAGTTTAGGATATTTAGCTACCGATGCGAGTAGCCCACTTGATGGTAGCGGTTTATTTAATGGACCTTATGCAGGTATCGCCCAGTTAGTCTTAAAACCAAGCGATCGCTTTAATATAGGTTTAACCTACATCAACTCCTACAAAGCTAGCGATACGGGTGCTGGTAGTAGCCGCGCTTCGTTTGCGCGCTTCGATGACGCGTTCTTCGAGAATTTGAATTTAGAACCCGTCGAGGTTCCCACTGTCAGTAACTCCTACGGCGTACAGCTTTCATGGCAAATTAGTAATAACTTTGTTCTCGGTGGCTGGGCGGGTTACACCAATACACGCTTACTTTCCACGTTAGGCGGACTCCTCGAACGAGGCGACAGCGACATTTTTAACTACGCAGTTACCCTCGCTTTCCCTGACTTGGGACGCGAAGGCAACTTACTCGGTATCATCGTCGGTATGGAACCGAGGTTAACTAGCACTGGTGTTGCGCTAAACCCAGTTGCAGCGGCGGAACTGATCGCGGCTAATCCTGATTTAGTCCTTCCAGACTTGGGCGAAGACGAAGATATGTCGTTGCACATCGAAGCCTTTTATCAACTACAACTCACTGACAATTTTGCGATTACGCCTGGCGTGATTTGGATTACAGCACCTGATTTTAATGATGCCAATCAGGATGTCGTGATCGGTGCGATCCGCACGACGTTCTCGTTCTAA
- a CDS encoding NFACT family protein: MQSVDFTTLTAASSDICANWLPARVEQVYQRDRFWIVLGLRTLKQRGWLDISWHPQAARICIGDPPPRKPDTFAFSQQILHQLSGLALISIEAIAPWERVLDLQFARRPGENPLFHLYVEIMGKHSNVILTAANQEIITAAQQVSPQQSSIRPVQTGQPYESPPRLTNDAPSLQESQQRWQAKVSLVPGALKRCLIKTYRGTSPALVESMVRVANLDPEQSTATLTPSDWEKLFQRWQEWLQALEKSHFQPGWTAKGYTVLGWEMIQPVKNLQDLLNQYYTAVLNQQEFQQLRQQLSQKLKNLLEKLQTKANNFSDRLQQSDRADEYKQQADLLMAHLQAWEPGMTKITLADFETGAPVTIALEPEKNAVQNAQNLYKRSGKLKRARGAVEPLLAEVNAEIGYLQQVEAAIAQIEKYHTDADLEALKEIREELIQQRYLEDSEYTRRSDTNSASTNFHRYRTPSGFELLVGRNNQQNDYLTFRLAGDYDLWFHAQEIPGSHVLLRLDPGAVPETVDLQFTANFAAYYSRSRQSDQVPVVYTEPKYVYKPKGAKPGIALYKNERILWGQPQQAEAYLNEGRGVSG; this comes from the coding sequence TTGCAATCTGTTGACTTTACAACACTAACGGCTGCTTCCAGCGACATCTGCGCGAATTGGCTACCGGCGCGGGTGGAACAGGTTTATCAACGCGATCGCTTTTGGATCGTGCTAGGATTACGTACGCTCAAACAGCGAGGCTGGCTAGATATTTCATGGCATCCGCAAGCGGCGCGCATTTGTATCGGCGATCCACCACCACGCAAGCCGGATACGTTTGCCTTTAGCCAACAAATCTTACATCAACTCAGCGGTCTAGCTTTAATCAGTATTGAGGCGATCGCGCCTTGGGAACGTGTCCTTGATTTGCAATTTGCCCGTCGTCCTGGCGAAAACCCCTTATTTCACCTTTACGTGGAAATTATGGGGAAACACAGTAATGTCATTCTCACCGCTGCTAATCAAGAGATTATCACTGCGGCGCAGCAAGTTAGCCCGCAACAATCGAGCATCCGCCCTGTACAAACTGGACAACCTTACGAATCTCCACCGCGTCTGACTAACGATGCTCCTAGCTTGCAAGAATCACAGCAACGTTGGCAAGCGAAAGTTAGTTTAGTTCCTGGTGCTTTAAAACGCTGCTTAATTAAAACTTATCGTGGAACGAGTCCAGCGTTAGTTGAATCAATGGTACGCGTGGCAAATCTCGATCCTGAACAATCAACTGCGACATTAACGCCCTCCGATTGGGAAAAATTATTTCAACGTTGGCAAGAATGGCTGCAAGCGTTAGAGAAATCGCACTTTCAACCAGGTTGGACAGCGAAAGGATATACTGTCCTCGGCTGGGAGATGATTCAGCCTGTCAAAAACCTGCAAGACTTACTTAATCAGTACTACACCGCCGTTCTCAATCAGCAAGAATTTCAGCAGTTACGCCAGCAGCTAAGTCAGAAATTGAAAAATCTGTTGGAGAAGTTGCAAACGAAAGCGAATAACTTTAGCGATCGCCTGCAACAATCAGATCGCGCCGACGAGTACAAACAACAAGCTGACTTATTAATGGCGCATCTACAAGCTTGGGAACCAGGGATGACAAAGATTACCCTCGCGGATTTTGAGACAGGCGCACCCGTCACAATTGCTTTAGAACCCGAAAAAAATGCGGTGCAAAACGCCCAAAACCTCTACAAGCGTAGTGGTAAACTTAAACGCGCGCGCGGTGCGGTGGAACCCTTGCTAGCAGAAGTTAATGCAGAAATCGGGTATTTGCAGCAAGTCGAAGCAGCGATCGCCCAAATCGAAAAGTATCACACGGATGCGGACCTCGAAGCCCTCAAAGAAATTCGCGAGGAATTAATTCAACAACGCTATCTCGAAGATTCCGAATACACGCGTCGTAGTGACACGAATAGCGCTAGCACTAACTTTCATCGCTATCGTACTCCGAGTGGTTTTGAATTGCTCGTTGGTCGTAACAATCAGCAAAACGACTATTTGACTTTTCGCCTTGCGGGAGATTATGATTTGTGGTTTCACGCGCAAGAAATTCCTGGTAGCCACGTTTTACTCCGGCTCGATCCTGGCGCAGTACCAGAAACCGTTGATTTACAGTTTACGGCAAATTTTGCTGCTTACTACAGCCGTTCGCGTCAAAGTGACCAAGTTCCAGTTGTTTACACTGAACCGAAATATGTCTATAAGCCTAAAGGCGCAAAACCAGGAATTGCACTCTACAAAAACGAACGCATTTTGTGGGGACAACCGCAACAAGCCGAAGCTTATCTCAATGAGGGGCGAGGGGTGAGTGGGTAG
- the remA gene encoding extracellular matrix/biofilm regulator RemA codes for MDIQLINIGFGNIVSANRVVAIVSPESAPIKRIISDAKDRNQLIDATYGRRTRAVIITDSSHVILSAIQPETVANRFVVNRDHSSE; via the coding sequence ATGGACATTCAGCTAATCAACATCGGGTTTGGCAATATCGTATCTGCCAACCGAGTGGTTGCCATAGTCAGTCCAGAGTCTGCCCCCATTAAGCGTATCATTAGCGATGCTAAAGATCGCAACCAGTTGATTGACGCCACCTATGGTCGTCGCACTCGGGCTGTCATTATTACCGATTCTAGTCACGTGATTCTCTCGGCAATTCAACCGGAAACGGTGGCGAATCGTTTTGTGGTGAATCGCGATCATAGTTCGGAATAG